Proteins from one Cicer arietinum cultivar CDC Frontier isolate Library 1 chromosome 3, Cicar.CDCFrontier_v2.0, whole genome shotgun sequence genomic window:
- the NAC37 gene encoding SUPPRESSOR OF GAMMA RESPONSE 1 — translation MARSWLIDIGGFAKKVKSTTLSSADQIKDCGAYRECPNCHYRIDNSDVSTEWPGFPLGIKFDPSDVELLEHLAAKCGVGNTKPHMFIEEFIPTLEGNQGICYTHPENLPGAKKDGSSVHFFHRTINAYSTGQRKRRKIHHHRGLTEEHVRWHKTGKTKAVFEDGVHKGFKKIMVLYIRSEKESKSYKSNWKMHQYHLGINEDEKNGEYVVSKIFYKQVEKNEEKPLAEEPDNVTSRTSPTTPKPNPPNPPRTGICVENDDNIDETALLLFAEDAKSIPGESHAPQSDIQDQENTPNPAWFAGESQAIENSEYDGLDDILLCKEILDSFALFDDSGLDSITTNDFDYYENKMTGNGNVTSTSVLDTLELDTPPDFDLSNLTFCSQDSILDWMDRL, via the exons ATGGCTAG GAGCTGGCTTATTGACATAGGAGGATTTGCAAAGAAAGTAAAAAGCACTACACTATCTTCAGCTGATCAGATTAAGGATTGTGGTGCATATCGCGAATGCCCAAACTGTCATTATCGTATAGATAACAGTGAT GTTTCTACTGAGTGGCCTGGTTTTCCCCTTGGTATAAAGTTTGATCCTTCTGATGTAGAACTATTAGAACATTTAGCGGCTAAATGTGGCGTTGGGAACACAAAGCCACACATGTTTATCGAGGAGTTCATCCCGACCTTGGAAGGAAACCAAGGCATTTGCTATACGCATCCTGAAAATCTTCCAG GTGCTAAGAAAGATGGGAGTAGTGTCCATTTCTTTCACAGAACAATCAATGCATATAGTACTGGTCAACGAAAGCGTCGGAAGATTCATCATCATCGTGGTTTGACTGAAGAGCATGTACGCTGGCACAAGACTGGCAAGACCAAAGCTGTATTTGAAGATGGAGTACATAAGGGCTTTAAGAAGATCATGGTTCTGTATATAAGATCTGAGAAAGAGTCTAAGTCCTACAAATCCAACTGGAAAATGCATCAGTACCATCTAGGGATCAATGAAGATGAGAAGAATGGAGAATATGTGGTttcgaaaatattttataaacagGTTGAGAAAAATGAGGAGAAACCATTGGCCGAAGAACCTGACAATGTAACATCGCGGACAAGTCCAACAACTCCAAAACCAAATCCTCCAAATCCACCGCGTACTGGAATATGTGTTGAAAATGATGATAACATCGATGAAACTGCTCTTTTATTGTTTGCAGAG GATGCAAAGTCTATCCCTGGAGAATCACATGCCCCACAATCTGATATTCAGGATCAGGAGAATACACCCAACCCTGCTTGGTTTGCTGGTGAATCACAGGCTATAGAAAATTCTGAATATGATGGCTTGGATGACATTTTATTATGCAAGGAGATATTAGATTCATTTGCTCTATTTGATGATTCTGGATTGGACTCAATCACTACCAATGACTTTGATTACTATGAAAACAAAATGACAGGAAATGGTAATGTAACTTCAACTTCTGTCCTGGATACACTGGAATTGGATACTCCTCCAGATTTTGATCTTTCG AATTTGACATTTTGTTCTCAAGACAGTATCCTTGATTGGATGGACAGGTTATGA
- the LOC140919723 gene encoding uncharacterized protein, translating to MTYVEFLGEGASLARPPAFNGAAYMYWKERMLIFLEACSLDILEAVIDGPFVPTIAATGDSSIPKPISDWVSNCKTAKEMWESLQQTHEGATDVKREYEYELFNMKKEESVNNMQTRITHIVNNINALGKVIDNDQQSAK from the exons atgacctatgTAGAATTTCTGGGAGAAGGTGCATCCTTGGCTAGGCCCCCTGCATTTAATGGGGCTgcctacatgtattggaaagagaggatgttaatttttcttgaagcatGTAGTCTTGATATACTAGAAGCAGTAATAGATGGTCCCTTTGTGCCAACCATAGCTGCCACAGGTGATTCGTCAATCCCAAAACCCATATCAGattg GGTGTCTAACTGCAAAACTGCCAAGGAGATGTGGGAATCATTGCAACAAACGCATGAAGGAGCAACAGATGTAAAAAGGGAGTATGAGTATGAGCTGTTCAATATGAAGAAAGAGGAGTCCGTTAATAATATGCAGACAAGAATTACTCACATAGTCAATAATATAAATGCTCTTGGTAAGGTGATTGACAATGACCAGCAATCAGCAAAGTGA